The Mesorhizobium sp. INR15 region CCTCTAGCGCAGCCAGGATCGTTTCAAGCACTGGTTCCCGCTCCTTCAAGACGTCGACATTCCAGAAGCGCAGGACCGACCAGCTATTTGAAATCATGAAACGATCCCTGGTCTGGTCATAACTGTTGTCGACATGCTGGCTGCCATCGACCTCGACAACAAGCTGGCAGTCCCTGCAGGCAAAATCCGCAAAATAGCGACCAATTGGAAATTGCCGCACGAATTTATGACCATTCAATCTACGATCGCGGAGTTCCATCCAGAGTGCGTTTTCCGCGTCGTTATCCGATTGGCGCAAACGCCTCGCTCGGCCTGTTGTCTCGATTTCTGGTCCACGCATGCGCTGCCCCTCACCCTTACCCTCTCCCCGTAAGGAACGGGGAGAGGGGGGCGTCAGCGCTGGCGCTTCGTCCTTCGGCCTTGAGAATCCGGGGGGCAGAAAGCTCACGCATTCCACAGCCCCTTCTTCTTCATCTCCTCCATCTCGCGTGCCGCGCGTTCGCGCAACCGTACGTCGCGCAGCAGCTTTTCCACCGCGGCATCGTCTGACTTGTCGGAGTAGCGGAACTCGCTGTCGGCGTAGCGGTTGATCTCCTGCATCACCATATCCATCGAGAACGGGCCGCGCAGTTCCTCGATCATGGCCTTCTTCTCATCGTAGCCCTTGTGCATGAAGGCTTCCGGCTTCTCGAACCAGTCATCGGGAAGCTCGATGTCCATGGCGCGCATCTTGATGGCGTCGGTGACGTTCTTGATGGCGCGGCCGGTGAAACGCGGTTCGGCATCCTTGATCAGGTGCAGGTAGGTGCCGATGTCGGCCATCGATTTCGGCTCGCCGCTCTCCTTCATGTAGCGCTCATAGACCTTCATCAGCCCATCTTCCTGAGGCTTCTCATGCTCCTCATAGGCTTCGGTGACGGCACGCTGGATCTCCTGCGCGGCGTAGAGCTTGTGGTCGCCGAGTGGGATTTTGTGGTTCTTGCCGGCGAGCAGGACGAAGATGTCGATATAGTCGTCTCGCGTTTGCGGTCCGTCGACCAGCCAGCGGGCACCGGCGCGCTGGCGCAGCGCATCATCGACATTCTCGGGGTAGTTGGAAAACATGCCGAACGAGCAATTGCCGCGCACGACGGTGGCCGCACCGGCGAAGGCATCCATCAAGACGCCGGTGATTTCCTGCTGGCCAGCCGAGGCGCGGTCGTCGGAGCGACGCGCCGCAACCTGGTCGATGTCGTCGATGGTGCCGAAGCCAATGACGCGCGGGTTCAGGACGTTGTTGATGAACTGGCGGCAATTCTGGCCTGACTTGCCCTGATAGGAGGAGATTTGGTCGACGCCGAAATTCTCGTAGGCGAAGGGATAGCCGGCGACCTGGCAGTAACCGTTGACGAGGCCGGCGATCATCTGGATCAGCGTCGTCTTGCCGGTGCCGGGCGCACCGTCGCCGATGAAGGTGAACAGGAAGCCGCCGAGCTCGACGAAAGGGTTGAGCTCACGCTCGAAATCATAGGCCATCAGCATCTTGGCGAGCTTGACCGACTGGTATTTGGCGATGTGGTTGCCAACGACCTCTTCCGGTTTCTTGAAAGTCATCACCAGCGGCTTCGACCGCTTGCCAGGCGCGACGTCAAAGCCATCGAGGGTGAAGTCGTCGGCTTCGATGCGGATATGGGCATTCTCGAACGGGCCGATGCCGTCGAAGCGGCCCTTGCGTGCCAGAAGCCCATCGATGGCGACGCGGGCGAAGGCGCGCGCCCTGGTCATCAGATCGGCATCGTCAGCCGATCCGGCAACCGCCTTGTCGAGGCCGGCCAGGATCGACTTGACCGCGTCCTGCGGCGTGTCGAACAGGAAGTCCGGCTCCTGCGTGTCGTTGGGCGCCTCGCCGTCGCTGTCGATCAGCTGGAACAGATAGGATGCCAGGCTGAAGGCCGAGATATAGGCCGAGGCTGAAAGAAGCTTCTTGAACGTGGCGGCATCGTCGCCTTCAAGCGGCGCGCGGACGTTGCGCGCCTGCAGGCTCTCGAGGTCGGACCCCTCGGCGAAGACATCTGATATGGCCAGAGCGATCGCGGCACCGCGCCGTGCCCGAAACAGCAGCGTGTGCTGCGCGATGGTCAGCAACTGGTCGTCCGGATGGATGGCGCCAACGGTTTTGGAGAGCTCGACCTCGCGCGTGCGGCGCACCGAGCCGACCGAGACTGTCGAGACGAAGCGCCGGTTGGTGCCGGCCAGCGCCGTGCCGGATTCGCGCGCCGGATCCTCCAGCACCACGATGCGGGTGATGAAGCTCTGCGCCGTGGCGCGGTGCTTTTCGATCGCGGCTTCCGAAATCGTGGTCAGGCCGGTGTCCATGAAGGGTGCTCCGTGGTGTGGCGGTCAGACGTCTGAGATGACCTGTCCGTTGGACAGGATGTGAACCTTGTAGCCGGCGAAGATCTTCTGCGCCTCGCCGGCGGCGTAAAGGGCCTGGTAGGCCTCGTGCGGGATCAGTGCGTGGTTTTCGTAGCTCGACACGCCCTGGCGCGCGGCTTCCAGATCGTCGGTGTTGATGAAGAATTCCTGCGTCGTCTTCTCGCTTGAGAACAGACCCTTGCGGCCAGGCTTCTCGCCCTTGGAATAGACTTCCTGGATGGTCCAGGTCAGCAGCCAGGCGTTTTCGGGCTTGCGTACCTTGGCTAGAACCTCGGTCACCGTCGAATTGTTGTCGGTGATGCCGGCCGAATAGAAAGGACCGAGCACCACGCGGCGCAATTGCTTGGGGTGAAGCGGCTCGAAATCCTTGTCGAGGTTGACGGCGATCGTCGCCGGCGACAGCGTGTAGGCGGAATTCTTCTCGGTGAAATCGTCGAAACGATGCGCAAGCTCGGGGTTGAGCAGGCCATCGACCGGCAGCGGGATGTCGATCTTTTCATTGAGCTTGCCGTCTCGGTCGACCAGTTGCCGGATCATGCTTTCGGATGAATCCTCCACCGTCGCCATATAGACCAGCGGCAGGTTGGCGCTGCCGTCGAATGTGGCCCAGTGGACGAGGTAGTAAGGCCGCGCCGTTTTCGGGTTGACCGAGACATTCGCCGTCTGCGCCAGCGTGAACGGACCGAACGTCGCCTCGCTCTTCACATCCTCAAGATACAGCCGCTCGGCCATCGATTTCTGCAGCGCCTCGGGGAATTCCTTGTGACGCAGGATGAAGTCGGCCATTTCCTCGCGCAACTCGCCGGCCTGCGGGATGTTGGCAAGCCGTGCATCGGCCTGGCGGCGGTCGTTCTCCAGCTCAAGCAGGTTCTGGAAGACGGGAAAGCCGCTTTCGGCGCGCGAAATCCGAAACGTGTCCATGAAGCCCAGCCGGTTGCGCCAGCAGGAAAACGACTTGTCGAGCCGGGCGATGTATTCGGCGACGATCTTGGCGACGATGCCATGCCTGTAAAGCGGCGAGCGATCGTCGCGCATGAACACTTCAAGGCCGCTTAGCGCGGCCGTGATGGCGGAGAAATACCGTGCCGCCGCTTCGTTTTCGGGGGTCATGCCTGTGCGCTCGCGGGCAGTCGTATCACCCCTACGACTGCACGTAGTTCGCCGCGTTGTGCTTCTTCAGCACCTCATCGAAGCGGCGGGCAAAGGCGTCGTCGGCCAGCTTCTTGCGGCGCTGGATGTCGGCGCTGGCGACCATGTTCTTCTCATGCATCTCGAGCAGGTCGCCGATATGCTTCTGCGAAGCCGCGCCGATGCCGGCCATGGTTTCCTCGGCGGTGTTGTCGACCTGGCTGCCCAGCGTGTTGATCTTGTGGGCGACATCCTGCTGCGCCGCGGTCTTCAACGAATCTTCCAAGGCCTTGTAGAGCACGATGCGCTGCTCGGTATCGATGGTCAGCTTGTTGATCAGCGTCGATTGCGCGGCGATCTGGTTGTTGAGTGAATCGACGAACGTCTGGAACATCGAGGTGTAGCGCTCGAGCGTCTGGCTCTCGGCCAGCAATTCCTGCTCTTTTGCCTGCTTCTCGTTGTATTCGGTGGCGAGCTTGGAGCGCTCGCCTTCGAGCTGCGTGCGGTCCTTCTGGCTGGTCGAGGCCGCGATCCTGTTCTCGATATCGAGCAGCATCGGGTTGAGTTCCTCGATGCGTTTCTGCACGCCTTCAAGATTGGTCATGGTTGTCTTGCGGCGCTCGATCACCTGCGACAGGCTGGCCTCCGAGGTCTTGTAACGTTGGTCGAGGACCTCTTTCTGCGCCTTCAGGATGCCGACGATGGTGTCGGACTTTGCCAGAAGTTCCTGCAGATTGCCGGCCAGCGACATGTTGCGGACACGGTCGGTGCGCATGCGCTGTTTGCTCTGGCTGGAGAAGACGCCGATGAATTTTTCCCAGCCGGTGTAGTTCTTCATGCTTTCGAACTCGGCGCCGAAGACGTTGGTGGCGTCCTCAAGCCCGATGATCAGGTCGGCGATGTTGCCTTCCATGACCTTCTGCTGCTTCAGCACATCCTCGATGCGGGCATTCTCGATGTCGAAATTGGCGTCGCCGATCTTCTTGTCGGCGGTGGCGAGCGTATCGAGCACGGTGCCGGACTGCTCTATCTTGGAGCGCATGTCCTGCACGACCTGCTTGGTCTTGGCAATTTCGGCATCGAAATTCTGCAATGTCGCCATTGGGGCCTCCCGCTTCGGCATCACGTCGCTGGTCGCGAACAGCGGCGAATATATGTGGGGTATCAGGGGATTGAAAGACGCAAGACAAGACCCGCGCCGAAAACAAAAGAATTGGTTGTGGTCTTGAAAGCCAATGAAGGCGTGGTCATGGCGTGATTAGCGCGCCCGTCAGCCGAGTCTTACCTGCGATTGGACTTCCGCGAAGCTGGCTTTACAACGGGGCGCTCATCGCCGATGGCGTCGAATGCCTCGAAATTTGGCAAAGCATTGAAACAGCTCCGGCGTGCCGAGGATGCGAATGTCCGTCGCTATGGTGATTGGCTCAGGGCTTGGGATCGGCCTTCAGATAGGCGATGACATTGGCGATGTCGTCATCGTTGCTCAGGCCGGCAAAGGCCATCTTGTTGCCGGGAACTTTCAGCTTGGGTGCCTTGAGATATTCAGCAAGGTTGGCTTCATCCCAGATCAATCCGGCGGCGCCGGCGCTTTTCATCGCTTCTGAATAATGGCCAAGGAAGCTCTCTGCGGAGCCTGCGGTCCGGCCAACGACGCCCATCAGGTGCGGGCCGACCTTGTCGCGGTCGGTGGCTGCTTCATGGCAGGCGATGCAGCGGTTGAAGACCTTCTTGCCCAGCGCCGGGTCGCCACCCGCGTGAGCGGCAACCATGCTGCCAAGAAGGATGACACCGGCGGACGAAGCGGCTCGAAACATGGCTGACCCCTGCCGAGTTCTGGCTGGAACGAGATGACGCAAAATAGACGTCAGGCCTTAACAAACGCTGCATCGTGGCCGGATTGCGGAAAGCTTGCCAACTCCGATGTTGGTTAGCGATCAGGCATGCTGTGCCAGGTCACGACGCAGGAAATCATTCAGCCGCTCAACCGCAGGCGTTGTCGACAGCGGGTTGCGCAAGATGCCAATCTCAAGATCCGGCAGCACGGGCAGCCCTTCATTGCCGCCGATGATGCGCAGCGAGGGCGGCACGCTGCGCTGGGCGAGACCGGCCACGGCCAGTCCTGCCTGGACAACCGCGATCAGGCCAAGCAGCGAGGCGCTGGAATAGGTGCAGCGGTAGGAGCGATCGGCGTCGCCAAGCGCTTGCAGGACATTCATCCTGGCAGCGCAGCCGGGCTCGAACAAGGCAACGGGAAGCGGGTCGGCCTCCCAGGCGACATGGTTGGGTGAGGCGACCCAGACGAAGCGCTCCAGCCGGATCACGTCGAGGGCTTGCTCCGGCAAGCGGGTGACGATCGCCAGGTCGAGCCGGCCCTCGGCAAGCGTCTTCACGAGTGCGGTCGATTGTTCGCAGATCAACTCCACCGTCACCAGAGGATGATCCGCGGCGAAGCGCGACAGCACGGGTGGCAAAAGGAACGCCGCATAATCGTCCGGAACGCCAAGGCGCACGCTGCCTGTCTCCTTCGGCCGGGTGACGCTCGCCCAGGCCTCATCCGACAGTTTCAACAGCCGGCGCGCATAGATCAGGAAATCCTCGCCAATGGCATTTGGGGTGACGGTTCTCGGACCCCGCACCAGAAGCTGGTTGCCGACCATCTCCTCCAGCCGCTGCATCTGCATGCTGACCGCCGACTGGCTGCGGCCAACCCGAGGCGCGGCATTGGAAAGACTGCCGCTCTCGACGACAGCGACAAAAGTCTTGAGCAGATTGAGGTCAAGCGGAGCGGCCATGATGCTATCAGCATATCGAATAGGTTGCTCCAAATCTATTCGCTTGTTTGAGAGATGCCTTGCTGACCAGATGGCTTCTGTATCACTGGTGGAACGCCTCCATGGCAGACGCATCGACAGCCCGCTTTCCGGCCGCGAACCTCGCCTTGGCAATGGTGATCGCCGGCACCGTCGGCGCGTTCGTGACGGAATCCGGCCTGCATCCCGTCGCCGTGGTTTTCTGGCGCTGCGTGTTCGGTGCGGTGTTCCTGGCAATTTGGTGCCTGCTGCGCGGCTATCTGCCTGACAGGACGCTCTCACTATCCCGGCTTGGCCTTGCAGCGCTGGCCGGTGCCTGCATGGTGCTAAGCTGGACGGCCTTCTTCGCCGGCTTCGCCATGACGTCGATCGCCACGACGACAATCGTCTATCATGTCCAGCCGTTCTTCGTCGTGCTGATCGGCGTGGTCTTCCTCAAGGAGCGCATCTCGCCTGATCAGCTTCTATGGATGCTAGGGGCGTTTCTCGGTGTCGTGCTGGCCAGCGGCCTTGTCGCCGCGCATGGTCAGGTCGATGCCAACAGGGCGCTCGGCATCGCGCTGACGCTGGGCGCAGCCTTGCTCTATGCTGTCGCGACGATCCTCGCCAAGGGCCTCGGCCAGCAACGTGCGGAAATCACCGTGCTTTGCCAGACGGTGGTGGGCGTTGTCATGCTCGCCCCGTTCGCCGGGATCAGCCAGCCCATCGCGCCGGCATCCTGGGGCTGGCTGATCGGCATCGGCGTGCTGCACACGGGCATTGCCTACGTGCTGATGAATTCAGCCTATCCGCGCCTGACGACACCGGTAATCGGCGTCATTACCTTCATCTATCCGGTCGTCGCCATCATCGTCGACTGGGCAATCTACGCGCATCCGCTTGGGTTGGCGCAGGCCGCAGGCATGGCGCTGATCGCACTGGCCTCGCTCGGTGTCCGGCTTGGCTGGCGGTTTCCACGAAGGCGGAGCGTAGCGGCGTGAGCCTGCTCAGGTCTTGGCAAAGCCGATGAAGTCTTCGGGCGCGGCGCGGCCCATCTCTT contains the following coding sequences:
- a CDS encoding endonuclease domain-containing protein, whose translation is MRGPEIETTGRARRLRQSDNDAENALWMELRDRRLNGHKFVRQFPIGRYFADFACRDCQLVVEVDGSQHVDNSYDQTRDRFMISNSWSVLRFWNVDVLKEREPVLETILAALEGRLERLIETHELRFIAAEGYGETCP
- a CDS encoding ATP-binding protein, with the protein product MDTGLTTISEAAIEKHRATAQSFITRIVVLEDPARESGTALAGTNRRFVSTVSVGSVRRTREVELSKTVGAIHPDDQLLTIAQHTLLFRARRGAAIALAISDVFAEGSDLESLQARNVRAPLEGDDAATFKKLLSASAYISAFSLASYLFQLIDSDGEAPNDTQEPDFLFDTPQDAVKSILAGLDKAVAGSADDADLMTRARAFARVAIDGLLARKGRFDGIGPFENAHIRIEADDFTLDGFDVAPGKRSKPLVMTFKKPEEVVGNHIAKYQSVKLAKMLMAYDFERELNPFVELGGFLFTFIGDGAPGTGKTTLIQMIAGLVNGYCQVAGYPFAYENFGVDQISSYQGKSGQNCRQFINNVLNPRVIGFGTIDDIDQVAARRSDDRASAGQQEITGVLMDAFAGAATVVRGNCSFGMFSNYPENVDDALRQRAGARWLVDGPQTRDDYIDIFVLLAGKNHKIPLGDHKLYAAQEIQRAVTEAYEEHEKPQEDGLMKVYERYMKESGEPKSMADIGTYLHLIKDAEPRFTGRAIKNVTDAIKMRAMDIELPDDWFEKPEAFMHKGYDEKKAMIEELRGPFSMDMVMQEINRYADSEFRYSDKSDDAAVEKLLRDVRLRERAAREMEEMKKKGLWNA
- a CDS encoding cytochrome c family protein, with protein sequence MFRAASSAGVILLGSMVAAHAGGDPALGKKVFNRCIACHEAATDRDKVGPHLMGVVGRTAGSAESFLGHYSEAMKSAGAAGLIWDEANLAEYLKAPKLKVPGNKMAFAGLSNDDDIANVIAYLKADPKP
- a CDS encoding LysR substrate-binding domain-containing protein → MAAPLDLNLLKTFVAVVESGSLSNAAPRVGRSQSAVSMQMQRLEEMVGNQLLVRGPRTVTPNAIGEDFLIYARRLLKLSDEAWASVTRPKETGSVRLGVPDDYAAFLLPPVLSRFAADHPLVTVELICEQSTALVKTLAEGRLDLAIVTRLPEQALDVIRLERFVWVASPNHVAWEADPLPVALFEPGCAARMNVLQALGDADRSYRCTYSSASLLGLIAVVQAGLAVAGLAQRSVPPSLRIIGGNEGLPVLPDLEIGILRNPLSTTPAVERLNDFLRRDLAQHA
- a CDS encoding DMT family transporter — translated: MADASTARFPAANLALAMVIAGTVGAFVTESGLHPVAVVFWRCVFGAVFLAIWCLLRGYLPDRTLSLSRLGLAALAGACMVLSWTAFFAGFAMTSIATTTIVYHVQPFFVVLIGVVFLKERISPDQLLWMLGAFLGVVLASGLVAAHGQVDANRALGIALTLGAALLYAVATILAKGLGQQRAEITVLCQTVVGVVMLAPFAGISQPIAPASWGWLIGIGVLHTGIAYVLMNSAYPRLTTPVIGVITFIYPVVAIIVDWAIYAHPLGLAQAAGMALIALASLGVRLGWRFPRRRSVAA